The DNA sequence CGGTCGTCGAACGCGGGCTCATCGTCCCACCAGCATTTCTGCGTTCACGCGGCCGCCCTGCCAGGCGACCGTGACCACGACTCGCTTCACACCCGGGGTAGGCGTGTTGTCCTGAATGCTGACCGACCGCTGGTGGTCCGGATACGCGACCGCAGGGCTCCCGACCCTGATGGTCCCATACCCCTCAGATGGGAAGTTCCCAGCCGTGACGCTTGCAAAGGCCGTGTTCCGAATGGCCTCCAGCCGGTCGTGGGCCAGGTACACGGCGATGTCCATGGACTTGGACTTCGCATTGGCCGTTACGACCGTGATGGCCAACGCCGCGGCGCCAATCGAGAATACCGCGCCGAAGGCCAGGGCCACGAGGACTTCGGCCAGGCTCGCCCCCTTGGTGGACGAGCAGAGGCGAGCTCTTGGGACAGAAACGGGAGCGTGTGCGACGCTGGGGGCGGCGCGGAGGGCGAGTGTGGCGAGCGCGGCTTGAAGGGGGACCAACCAGGAGCGGCGACCAGCCGAACCGTGCCGGGAAGTCATAGTGCTCCTCCTGTGTGCGGAGGACCACCACGTCCCGGGGAGCTCTGGGCCTCCCTTCCTTCGGTAGCCCGGCTGTCAGGCTTGGAACCTGACCCGTGGCTTTGCGACCCCGCCTCGCGGCGAGTGTGCCCTTATCGGGAAGGGGTCTCCGCCTCAGCCGACGCTTCTGAGGTGCACCGGATATGCCAGCAGGCGCCTGCGAGGACCTACTCCGGGGCACCGCCTATAGCAAATCAAGACGTTAAGCCGGTTCGATGGCCGCCAGCGTTGCCGCTGCCGGGTCCGGAAGCGCCGGAGGGTCTTTGCCGAGGTGAGCAAAAAGGTAACACGATTGGAGGGAAGCGGAACCAGGGCGTCAGGGTTCCGGGAGGAGAGGAAGCGATGCCGCGGCGAGGAGGGAGCCCGGGAGCCAGGTCCACAGGCCTCGCGGCGCGGCTCTTCGGCGATGGCGCTCGCTTCGCGCCCGCATCGACCCGCAGCCCCGCGCCCCTCAGCCGGCTCCCGAGCGCATCGTCCGCGAGGTCACCACGTCCCCCCGCGCCGTCCGCAGCCGGGAGGCGCCGGAGGCCGCGGGTTCTGGGTGCTCCGCCGCGCCTGCGATGCCCTCCGGACCAGGGGCCCTCGAAGAGGGGCCAAGCTGTGGGCCTTGCAGGGCCCCCTCGACCCGCAAACCGTTACACCGGAATGCCGTTTCCATCATCCGGGCAAACGCCCTCAGTCGGCGGCGTGTTCGACGGGTTGCTCCCATGGAGTCGGATGTTGCCGCCGCCCGGGCCGGGCCCACCCAGGTCGCCCGCTGCAGAATAGTCGCTTTCCACCAGCGTGATCTCGAAGATATCGTCGCCGTCCGGTTCTCCCATATCGGTCACTGTGACGAGGAAGGAGCCGGTCTCCCCGGTGTTGGTGGCATACGTTCCGCAGATGCTGCGCGTCTGGGGATCGACGAACACGTACCCCGTGATGCTGGTCGCTTTCACGTGCAGGTCGCTGTCATGGTCGATGTAGTTCAGGTGTCCCCCGAAGGCGCCGTTCTTGACGCCCCCGCCAACGCCGAAGTTCCCCCTCGCGCCCGACGGGGTGCCAAAGATGTAGCCGCCACCGGTCACGAAGTCGGGGGGGACGATCACCTGGGCACCGACGGAACCTCCCGTGAGCGCCAATGCCGCGAGCATGAGGACGAAAAGGGTTCTCTGCATTGGGCTTCCTCCGTGGAGCATGGAAACGACTCGCCGCCGTGTTCTTTGTCAGCCGAAGTGCGGCAATATGTCGGCTCTTCTCTCCCCTGGCTTCGCCCTTCGCTCGGTCCACCAGCGCGAAGGGCGACCGCGGCTACGGCGAGAGCGGCACCGTCTGGCCGAGGAGCGTGGTCGCGGGCTCCGAGACCGTGGCCGACTCCACAGAAGTGACGCCAGCGACGGCGGTTGCGACCGCTACATCTGTCAGGCCGTCTATAGAGGTGACCTTGAGCGCGGTAACCGTGATGCCGCTCGCTGAAGTGCGCACCTCGTTGAGCACGATCGTGGCTCCGGGAAGGGAGATCGTCTGGTTCGGCTCTCCCGTCACCCAGATGGGGACTCCATCGACGGAAAGGCCCTCGACGGCTGGCACGCCGACAGGAACAGCGCCGACCGGCGCCAGCGCCCTTGCCATGACGAATTCGGCGGCGATGGCGTTTCCCGCCACCGTGAGGCCCAGGTTCGCCAGCGAGGCTTCGGAGCCCACTGCACCACTGGCATCCGACCCCTGGACCGAGCTAATTGCCGTGGCGTGAAGCACTTCCGCCTGGAGCAGGGAAGGGATGCTTCCCGTGAGTTGTGATGCTTCCCGAGCGTCATTTGCATCGACGAGCGTTCCGGTGTGGGAGAGGGCCGTCGTCGTTCCGAGAACGGTCGCTTGGACAGCACTGGCGTATCCGCTGACGGACTGGGCGTCGCTGGTTGTGGACCATAGCAACAGACTGGCCACCCCCACTACGACTGTGACCAACCTCCACCGAGGAGTTCTTTGTCTCATGGGAACCTCCCAATTTCGACTGACTGCGCCCATGCATCTGGCCCATAACACACGCGGTGCCCCGCGAGGGCACCGTTGATTGCACCTAGTCGGCTTTCAGGCTTCCCCCCTTTCCGGGCCAGGGGTGCATCTGCCCCCCCAGTGGGGGTGGACCCCCCGTGGGGAGGAACGTTCGCGCGCGGAGGGGCAGCATGTGCAGCTCACAAACGGTCGGCCCAAATCTCCTCGAAGCCGGGCCGAGTCATCGCGGGTCATCATGGTCAGCAGGGGGGGATTGTGCAATTGGGTCATTCCCCGATTTTGCCATAGGAAAATCCCTGCAGGATGATTCAGTGGTTTACCTAGTCCCGCTGGTGGAATAACGCAGATAAATCGATGAAAATCCAGAAATTACAGTTCAATATGAAGACATTCCTCATAAAGAGTCTTGCAGTAATGAGCGTTAGCTCCGATCGCCGGACACGCTCCATCATGGGGCCCTGGCGCGGAAGGCGGGTGTGACAACCAGGCACGGTGCTGCCCCCCGGGGAGAGGTTGCAGCGGCTGGCCTCCACCGCCAGCGCACCGGATCCGAGCCGGGCCCATCTGCCGAATCGGGATCCAGCGAGCGAGACCCCCGCCACCACGAAGCCCCTAGCTGGCTCCGGGCCGACGCCCAGGGATTGGGACCTGCCCCATCGAGGGGGCGAGGGGGTGGGGGCAGCAGCTCTGCAGCGCAGGCCTCTCCCCGCGGCCGTGGCCCGCGGGAGGCTGTAGTGGCAAGTCGTCATTGACCGGCCAGAGACCCGCAACGATAATGGGCGGACGCCTTTCTCCAACAACAGGAGGTGAGCGATGGCGCGCCTGGTCAAGCACGAGCGGAACAAGCCCTACCGGATCACGCCGGAGGAGGTGAAGGGGCCCATCTGGCTGTGCGCCTGCGGCCTCTCGAAGAACAAACCCTACTGCGACAGCTCCCACAAGAAGACGCTGGACGAGCAGGTTGGGGACGTCTACGTGTACGACGAGCAGAGCAGGGTGAAGGTGGAGAGCCAGTACTGACCCGGCAGTCGGCGGGCGGTCCCGACCGTCCGCCGGCTGTCTGTCCTTTGGAGGGGCCATGGAGAGCCTGCAGGAGCGGACGGCGCGCAGGAAGCGCCTGAACGGGAAGATCCTGGCCAGCCCGATGCGGGTCTACGCCGCGTTCCGGGGAACCGGGGAGGGGGTCTTCACCGACGGGGCGCTGAGCAAGAAGCACAAGGAGTTGATGGCCCTGGCCGTGGCGGTGAGCCAGAACTGCTTCGACTGAATCGACCATCGAGTCGAGGAGGTCCTCGACGCGGGAGCCACGATGGGCGAGATCGCGGAGACCCTGGACGTGGGGTTGCTGATGGGCGGAACCCTGTCCGCCAAGGCGGTCCGGCACGCCTTCGCGGTGCTGGAGGACCTCCAGGGGGAGGGGCGGCCGGCGTGAGAGAGGAGGTGGCAGCCTTCCTCCGGGAGCACGAGGCGGCCGTGCGTCCCCTGGAGAAGGCCCTGAACGAGGCGGCCTGGCAGCTGGCGCTCACGGGGGAGGACCGCTGGAAGGAGGAGGTGGTCCGGCTGGCCATCGCCCGGCGGGGCCTCTCCGCGGACCCGGTCGGATACCGCCGCCTTCACGACTGGCACGGGCGCCGGGCGGACCTGGCCGATCCGATCCAGGCCCGCCAGGTCCGGCAACTCTTCCTGGAATTCCGGGCGAGCCAGATGGACCCCGAGACCCTCGAGGCGCTGGAGCGCCTGGCGGCGGAGGCGGAGCAACGCTTCGATACGTTCCGGAGCACGCTGGCTGGCCAGCCCGCCACAGCCAACGCGCTGGAGGAGATCCTGCGCGCCTCCGACGACGGGCCGGCCCGACAGCGGGCGTGGGAAGCCTCGCAGCAGATCGGGCCCGAGGTCGCCCCGCTCGTCCAGGAGATGGTCCGGCACCGCAACCGGGTCGCCCGGGGGATGGGGTTCCCCGACCACTTCGCCTTTGCCCTGGAGACCCGGGAGCTGGCGGAGAGCCCGCTCTTTGTCCTGCTGGAGGAGGTGGATCGCCGGACCGCCGGCCCGTTCCTCGTCGAGAAGGCGCGCCTGGACGCGGAGCTGTGCGCCCGGTTCGGTGTGATCGCGGGAGACCTCCGCCCCTGGCACTACGCCGACCCCTTTTTCCAGCACCCGCCCCCCCGCCGTGATCTGGCCCTCGATGCCCTCTTCGCGGGGGCGGATCTACCGGCGCTCATGGTGGCGAGCTTCGATGGGATCGGCTTGGAGGTGCGGGATATCCTGGCGCGCAGCGACCTCTTCGAGAAGCCGGGGAAATCCCAGCACGGCTTCTGCGCGGACATCGATCGAGAAGGGGATATCCGGATTCTCTGCAATCTCGTCGGGAACGAGCATTGGATGCGGACGCTTTTGCACGAGGGGGGCCACGCCGTCTACGACAAGTACGTTGACCGGAGCCTCCCCTACTTCCTGCGGAGACCGGCCCACGCTTGCACCACGGAGGCGGTGGCCATGCTCCTGGAGCGGCAGATCTACCAGGCGCCGTGGCTCACGGCCGTAGCCGGACTGCCCGCCGGCGAGGCCGCGGCTCTGGCCGCCGCCGCCGCGGCGCACCACCGCTTTGGCCTGCTGCTCTTCGCCCGGTGGGCCCTGGTGATGATTCACTTCGAGCGGGCGCTCTACAGAACGCCGGAGGCCGACCTGGACCGGCTCTGGTGGACGCTCAAGGCCCGCTTCCAGGGCCTCACGCCCCCCGTGGCGCGCCGGGGCCCCGACTGGGCGGCAAAGCTGCACCTGGCCCTGGCGCCGGTCTACTACCAGAATTATCTTCTGGGGGAGCTGTTCGCGAGCCAGCTTCACCGGGCGATCCAGGGGTGGGTGCCCGGGGGGCGCCTCGCCCTGAATCCCGCTGCGGGGGCCTTCCTGCGGGAGCGGGTCTTCGCCCCGGCCAACCGGTGGCCCTGGCCGCGGCTCGTGGCGGAGGCGACGGAGGGCCCCCTCAGCCCGGAGGCCTTCGCCGCCGAGGCCGGGGCGGAAGGGCGTTGAGGGTGAGGAGGCCGCTGTGGTATCGATGGAGCGAGGGCCCCGCGAAGCGGGCCGGGAGGGGGAGGACTCTGTGAGCGAGCAGGAAGCGATCCGGCCGGGGCACCTGGTCGTGGTGGTGGGGGGGGCCGTGGCCGGCGCCGAGGCGGTGGCTCAGTTCACGGCCCGCGGGGTCCGCTGCATCGTCCTGGAGCAGAACGTCCGGCCCTACGGGAAGATCGAGGACGGCCTCCCCCGCTGGCACGTCAAGCTCCGGGCCCAGGAGTACGCCAAGATTGATCAGAAGCTCGCCCACCCGCTGGTCCACTTTGTCCCGCGGACGAAGCTCAGCCGGGACATCGGCCTGAAGGATCTCTTGGCGTGGAAGCCCAGCGCGATCATCCTCGCCAACGGGGCCTGGCGGGACCGCTCCCTCCCCCTGGAGGGTGTGGACGCCTACGTGGGCCGGGGCTTCTACTATCAGAACCCCTTCGTGTACTGGTTCAACCACTACGACGACCCGGACTACAGCGGCCCGGCCGTGGAGTTCGCCGACGGCGGGATCGTGGTGGGAGGCGGGCTCGCCTCGCTGGATGTGGTGAAGATCCTCATGCTGGAGGCGGTGACCCGCGCGCTCCGGGCGCGAGGGATGCCGGCCGATCCCGTCTCCCTCGAGCACGGAGGGCTGAAGCGGGCCCTGGAGGAGCGGGGGCTCACCCTGGAGGCGCTGGGGGTCAAGGGGTGCACCCTCTTCTACCGGCGGACCGTCGAGGACATGCCGCTGGCCGAACCCCCGGAGAATGCCACCCCCCAGCAACTCGAGCGGAATCGGCAGACCCGGCGGAAGCTCCTGCAGAACTTCCAGGACCGGTTCCTCTTCCGGTTCCAGGAGCGCTCGGTTCCCGTGGGGTTCCTGACCGAGGGGGATCGTCTGGCCGGCCTGACCATCGCCCGGACGGAGCTGAAGGACCGCCGGGTCATCACGGTCCCGGGGTCGGAGGCGCCCGTCCGGGCGCCCCTCACCATCAGCAGTATCGGGAGCATCCCGGAGCCGGTCGCCGCGCTCCCGATGGCGGGGGAGCTCTACCGCATCAAGGATCCGCGGACGGGGGAGATGGAGGGCCTGCCGGGGGTCTTCGCCCTCGGCAACGCGGTGACCGGGAAGGGGAACATCCAGGCCTCCCTGAAGCACGGACGACTGGTGGCCCGGCACATCCTGGAGAACTACCTCACCGGAGCCGCGACCGGGTACGAGGAGATCTTGGAGGAGACGGCGACCGAAGCCCGGGAGAAAGCCGCGGCCGTGGCGGAGCGCATCCAGGCCGGCCCCCTCCTTCCCGCGGAGCGCATCGCCGCCATCCTGCAGGACGTCCGGGCCCTTCAGGCCGCCCTGGGCTACCCCGGAGACTACCGGGCCTATATCGCCAGCGTCCCCCCGACCTCCTGACGCCCTCCGCCCCCCGCTCGCCCGACGACGGTCGGACCGGCCGCCGAGCGCCTCGTCAGCGCGTCCGTGATCGCGCCTGGAGGTGGACCCTCCACGGCGTTCATCGCCAGCGTCTCAGCGGAGGAGACGGTCCCGGGGGAAGAGGTCGCGGAGCAGGAGGGCGAGGAAGAGGTTCCCGGCGATCTGCAGCCGCCCCGTGTCGAAGAGGGCCCGGGCCTTCACGGCGCCCGTGATCACCGCCACGCAGTCGGCGGCGCTCAGGGTCAGCACGACGTTCGGGCCCGGGTGGCGCCCCTCGCCGACCGTGCAGGCGCCGCCCTGGATGGCCAGGAAGTACGTGGCGCCCCCCTCCCCGGTGAGGTCGAACTGGACGACCCCCTCGACGCCGGCGGCAGCTCCCGGGTCCAGGGCGGCCGGCAGGCGCGCAAGGAGGGCGGCGAGGTCTGGTGGCGCGTCCGGCGTCCGGGGTGCCTCGTCTCCCGCCATCGCCCCCTCCCCTCTACCGCGGACCCGCTTCGCGCCGGCCGGGTCTCCCGGGCCTCAGGGTCCCCAGGTGGCCCGGAGGGAGGCGTAGACGGAGAAATCCGCGCTGGCCTCCACGCTCCGGACCGGCTGGAACCAGAAGTCCTCGATGATCCCCACGTCCAGGAGGAGATTGGGGCGCAGCAGGAACCGGAGGCCCACCTGGAACTGGAAGATCGGGTCGTCCAGGAAGGCCAGGCCGGTGCCGGAGAAGGGCGCGCTGATCCCCTCCACCTGGACGAGGAAGGCGGAGGTCTCCGTCAGGGCCACTTCGAGTCCGAGAAGCCCGGAGACGATTGGGTTCACGCTCTCCCCGCGGAAGCGCCCCAGGGGGAGCGTGCCGCTCAGGTTGGCGTAGGCGGCGAGCGGCGGTCGACGGAGGTCTCCGGCGATCCCCAGCGCGAGGTCCACATCGCCGCTCCCGGTGGCGCGGCTCGGCCTGCCGGTGGGGAGCTTCACGCCGGCCCGAAGGGCCAGGCTGGCGTCCGGCTCCTCCCAGAGGGCGTGCTTTGCCGTGAGGGCCAGGTCCCCGATGTCCCAGTCGCCGCTCTCCCCCTGGAGGAAGGCCCCGCCGTTGCGCGTGATGCTATAGCGGTACCGGTTCTGTCCCCCCACGCTCACCTCGTCCCGCCGCAGGTCCCGCCGCATGTCAATGAGGTGCTCGAAGGCGTCGATGAAGGAATCCAGAATCCCGCCCCACCCGTAGACGATAGGAAGCTCGATCCCCCCCTCCCCTCCAGGCCAGAGGCCACGCCGGACGGTCACGTTCAGCCGCGTCTGCTCGAAGTTCAGGACCCCCGCAAAGCCGGCCGGGGAGGGCCCCTCCGCTACGAGGGTGTTGGTCTCCACCAGGTCCGCCCGGACCTCCCAGACCTCCCGGGGGACGGGGCGCGCCCCCTCCGGGGCGAGCTGGAGGAACAGGAGCTGGACCGGGGACTGGTTCCGGATGGGCAGAGGTCCCTTCCCCAGGATGGCCGGGGACCCCGGGAACGCCGGGGCTGGCCGGAGCGCAGGGGGCACCCCCAGGGCGAGGAGGAGGAGGCCAGCAAGCCAGGCGCGCGCCATGCCCATGGCGGTCCCTCCCCCGGCCGCCGCCGCCGAGACGGGGGCCGGAGGGCCATTCTAGGGCGGCCCGCTCGGGTCTCCAATCGAAATCGCGACCCGGGGCATTTCCTTTTCGCCGCCCCTGAGCGACAATGGCGTGGGGGAGGGGATGCGAGTCAGGTTTGTCCACGTGTCGGGAGGCCGGCGAGGCGCCGAGCAGGTCTTCGACCAGGACCGGGTGACGATCGGCAGCGCCCCGGACAACGACCTCCGCTTCGATGGTACCTCGGATCCCGGCGTGGCCCCCCACCATGCCGAGGCGCGTGTCGAGGGGGGCGAGGTCCTCCTGGCCGACCGGGGGAGCGGCCGCGGCCTGTTCGTCAATGGGGAACCCGTCCGCACGGTCGCCCTCCGGGACGGGGACCTCGTGGAGGTGGGAGAGGGGGGGCCGAAGCTCCGGTTCCACCGCGCTCCGGAGGTCGCCTCCAAGCCGCTGCGGAGCCTCGTGGCCGACGCGGGCGCTCTGGTCCGCGCGGCCCGGCGGGGTCGGGTCGGGAGCGCAACGGCCTTTCTCCGGTACCTCGCGATCGCGGTCGGCCGCGAGGCCTCCCCCGCTGTCCGGCTCGCCTTCGTCCTTGGCCTCCTCCTGATGGTGCTCTTCCTCGTCGGCGTCCCGATCGTGCTGGTGGCGGGGCAGTGGCAGCTCCGGCAGGCCAGGACGGTCATCGCCGGGCTCTCGGTGCAGCTCCGACAGGAGCGCCTCTTCCGGGAGGGGCTGCACCAGCGGGTGGAGGCCGCCCGGCGGGCCGTGGAGGAGCAGCAGCAGGCGCTGACCTCCGGTCTGGAGAGCCTCCGACGGGAGCGGGATCGGCTGCGCGGTGATCTGGCCACCACCGAGGGTCGGCTCCAGCGCCTCGAGACGGCCCAGAGTGCCGGGGAGCGGATCATCGCCCGCGTCGCGGGCGGGGTCGCCTTGCTCCAGGTCCTCGTGGGGTTCGAGGATGGGGAGGGGCGGCGGCTGCGCTACACCCTCGGCCCGGAGGGGAAGCCCCTCCTCGGCCCAGGGGGGGATCCCGCCCTGACGGTGGAAGGCGACGGGCCCCCGGCCACGCGCCACTTCGTAGGGACCGGATTTCTGGTGAGGGCCGACGGACAACTGCTCACCAGCCGGCACGTGGTCGAGCCCTGGCAGGGGGCGGGGGAGGTCTTTGCCCCCTTCCGCACCGCCGGTTTCCGTCCGGTTCCCCTCCTTCGCCGGGCCTTTTTCCCCGGCATCCCCCGTCCGTTTCCCCTCACCGTCGCCCGAGTTTCCGAGGAGGCCGACGTGGCGGTCCTGAAGTTCGAGCCGGGGAAAGCCCGGCTGCCGGTCCTGGAGCTGGACCGGACGGGCCAGGATGCCGCCCCGGGTCGATCGGTCCTCGTCATCGGCTACCCGGCAGGCCTGGAGGCCATCCTGGCCAAGGCCCCGCCGAATGTCCTGGACCAGCTCGTGGCGCTGGAGCTGAGCGACCTGGTCCAGGTGGTGGAAGCGTTAGCCACCCGCCGCCTCATCCGTCCGGCCGCCACCCGGGGATTCCTCGGGGACGTCCTCCCGCATGAGATGACCTTCGACGCGCAGACCACGATCGGCGGGAGCGGGGGCCCGGTCGTGGCCATGACCGGGCGGGTGGTCGGGGTCTCCTACGCGGTCCTCCGCCAGTTTGGCGGGTCGAACTTCGCGGTCCCGGTCCGCCTCGTCCTCCCCCTCCTCAGGGGTTCCTGATCCCTCTAGATCCTCACCCTTAGGCCCTGTAAGTCCTTGTGTGGAATGGAATTTGCACCCCTCGTGGGCACCTTCCACAGACCGGGTTGGCAAGCCGGAGAGAGGGGGGCTGTGCCCATTCAGGTGGTGGGCCGGACGGATTCCGGGCGGCAGCGCGATCACAACGAAGACAGCCTTTTGGCCGACCCCGAGGCCGGTCTGTTCGCTGTCGCCGACGGAATGGGGGGACACGAGGCGGGGGAGGTGGCAAGCGCCCTGGCGCTCTCCGCCCTCCGGGAGGCCCTGGCTCCACGAGGCCAGCTTCCCGCGGCGCTCCAAGCCCCGGCCCTCGAGGCGCTGGCCGAGGGGGTCCGCGTGGCCAACCGCCGGGTGTTCGAGGCCGGGCGGCACCGGCCCGCGGACGCCCGGATGGGGACCACGCTGGTCAGCGCCCTCGTCGAGGACGAAAAGGCCGCCTTCGCTTCGGTCGGGGACAGCCGCATCTATCGGGTCCGGGAGGGGGCGCTCGATCAGCTCTCGCGCGACCACTCGCTGGTCGGGGAGCTCGTGGCGCGGGGGGAGATGACCGCGGAGGAGGCCCGCCTCTCCCCTCACAAGCACGTCATCACGCGCGCGCTCGGGATGCAGCCGGCCGTCGACATGGATGCGTGGAGCGAGGCCTTGCAATCCGGGGACCTCTTCCTCTTCTGCTCGGATGGCCTGACCGACGAGGTCACCGACCCCGAGATCCTGGAAACCCTCCTGGCCGGCAGCTCCGATCTGGAGGCTGCCTGCCAGGCGCTGATTGATCTGGCGAACCGGCGCGGGGGGCGGGACAACATCACTGCCCTCCTCGTCCGGTTCGAGCCCCCCCCGGCTCTCGGCTAGGGCGCGCTCGGCCAAGGAGGCCCCATGTCTGCGCCTCGTTTCCCCGCCTGCGGCGCCCCTGTCGCCCCTCCCGGCAGCCGCTACCAGGGGTTCGATGAGATGTACCGGAGCCTCCTCGGGGCGGGGCGGACCGCCAGCGGCTACTTCGTCCTGGGCCTCGGGGAGGAGGCCCGGTACTTGTTCGTCCTCGGGGGGCTTCCGTACGGGGCCGGTCGGGCGCAGGGGGACCGTCTGGGGAGCACCCCCATCGGGGATTTCTTCGGTGCCTACGCCGCGCATCCCACGGCCCCGCTCCTCTTCTGCCCGGCCGATGCCTTCCTGATTCACGGGCTCCTGGTCCTCTTCGGCAGCCGCCCGTCGGTTCAGGTGACGAGTGACCTGGTCGACGTGCAGGGGGTCCTGGAACGGCTGGCCGCGCGGGGCGTCAGCACCGTCCTGGCCCTCCGGCAGGGGGAGCGGATCCACCTGGCCCTGTGCCCTGCCGGTCGCCCGGCCCGGACCTACTTCGTGCCGGACGGCGCCGATCTGCCGGCGGACGAGGACGCGCAGGATTCCCTCCTCGCGTTTGTCTATACCCGGCAGGGCGGGCAGGCGATGGCCCTGGACGTGTACGAGGGGCTGGAGGTCCCTCCAGCAGCAGACGCCTGCCTCGTGAATCCCCCCCCGGGGCGGCGCTGGACCCAGCACTACCGCCCCGCCACCATCGCCCCCGCGGCCTCGCCGGCCACCCCCGCCTCTACCCCCATGCCGCAGGCGGAGGTCACCGTGATGCTTGGAGACCGGATCCTCCAGACGGTCCCACTGGGCAAGGCCCGGTTCACCATCGGTCGCGCGCCCGGAAACGATCTGGTCATCGAGAATGCCGGCGTCTCCCGACTGCACGCCGTCATCCGGTTCGAGGGACAGGGGTTCGTCCTGGAGGACCAGCGGAGCGCCAACGGCACCTTCCTCAACCGGGAGCGGGTCACCACCCAGGCTCTGCGGGACGGGAACGAGATCGGCATCCTGAAGCACCGCCTGATCTTCCGGTGCGGGGCGGCGCGGGAAGTCGAGGCCGCCGCACCGGGCAGGCCCAGCCCTCCGGTGACCGTCCACGTGGGCACCCGTGAGCTGGAGCGCCTCCTGGGGAAAGGGCCGGCCGCCGGCGCGCGGCTTCTCGTCCCGGGCCGGGAGCCAGTCCTCCTGGGTGGGGCGCCGGTGACCATCGGGAGCGGGGAAGAGGCCACCGTGCGGGTGGCGGGCCTCCTGGTGAAAAGGGTCCACGCCCGGATCACCCGGGAGGCGGATGGCCGGTTCCGGTTGACCCACCTGGGAGGCCTCAGTCCAACCAAGGTGAACGGGGAGCGGGTGGCGGAGCAACTCCTGCGGGATGGAGACGTGATCGCCATCGGGGGCATGGAGTTCACCGTCCGCCTGGCGGAGGGGGTCGCCGCGACGGACCGCCCCGCCCGGGCGTGAGGGGCGGCG is a window from the Candidatus Methylomirabilis sp. genome containing:
- a CDS encoding FHA domain-containing protein; translation: MSAPRFPACGAPVAPPGSRYQGFDEMYRSLLGAGRTASGYFVLGLGEEARYLFVLGGLPYGAGRAQGDRLGSTPIGDFFGAYAAHPTAPLLFCPADAFLIHGLLVLFGSRPSVQVTSDLVDVQGVLERLAARGVSTVLALRQGERIHLALCPAGRPARTYFVPDGADLPADEDAQDSLLAFVYTRQGGQAMALDVYEGLEVPPAADACLVNPPPGRRWTQHYRPATIAPAASPATPASTPMPQAEVTVMLGDRILQTVPLGKARFTIGRAPGNDLVIENAGVSRLHAVIRFEGQGFVLEDQRSANGTFLNRERVTTQALRDGNEIGILKHRLIFRCGAAREVEAAAPGRPSPPVTVHVGTRELERLLGKGPAAGARLLVPGREPVLLGGAPVTIGSGEEATVRVAGLLVKRVHARITREADGRFRLTHLGGLSPTKVNGERVAEQLLRDGDVIAIGGMEFTVRLAEGVAATDRPARA